A part of Neodiprion pinetum isolate iyNeoPine1 chromosome 4, iyNeoPine1.2, whole genome shotgun sequence genomic DNA contains:
- the LOC124217465 gene encoding piggyBac transposable element-derived protein 4-like isoform X1: MLEMIVQRTNEEIDRREEGNVENRPSFCKNVDIVELKAFIGLLYFAGLEKNNHTNLEDLWSPEFGYNLYRAVMTERRFQYLLQNFRFDDKNTRDARIEEHALAHIKELWDALIANCKRYYSPSTNCTIDDQLLGFRGRFGARVYIANKPDKYGIKIVTCNDVQTPYLIDAEPYVGKVETARGESVPSYYIKKLTEHIHNSGRNVTCDSWFMSIKIVQEMKDNYSLTMVGTLRKNKPKIPGTFTQSAAAGTVRFAYADGMTLLSYCPKRNKVVLLLSSLHKAGRMDEKIGKPEIVGFHNATKGGIDTFDELCKNYTTNRTTKRWPMRLFFGMLDRAGVNSAVLYNLREANPTLARHTFLKELVHGLIKPCLEQRL; encoded by the coding sequence ATGCTCGAAATGATTGTTCAGCGTACCAACGAAGAAATCGATCGACGAGAAGAAGGAAACGTTGAAAATCGTCCatcattttgtaaaaacgtcGATATAGTCGAGCTGAAAGCTTTCATCGGATTGTTATATTTTGCGGGTCtggaaaaaaacaatcacACAAATTTGGAAGATCTGTGGAGCCCTGAGTTCGGGTATAATTTGTACCGAGCTGTTATGACGGAACGTCGGTTTCAGTaccttttgcaaaattttcggtTTGACGACAAGAATACGCGAGATGCAAGAATAGAAGAACACGCTTTAGCTCACATAAAAGAACTGTGGGATGCACTCATAGCGAATTGCAAGAGGTATTATTCGCCTTCTACTAATTGTACGATCGACGATCAACTTCTTGGATTTCGTGGCCGTTTCGGAGCGAGAGTATACATTGCCAATAAGCCGGATAAAtacggaataaaaattgttacttGCAACGACGTCCAAACACCGTACCTGATAGACGCTGAACCTTATGTTGGGAAGGTGGAAACAGCCAGAGGAGAGAGCGTGCCGAGTTATTACATCAAGAAATTGACGGAGCACATACACAATTCTGGACGCAACGTTACCTGCGACAGCTGGTTTATGTCTATAAAGATTGTTCAAGAGATGAAGGACAATTACTCTTTGACAATGGTTGGCACGTTGCGAAAAAACAAGCCCAAAATACCAGGGACTTTTACACAATCAGCTGCTGCCGGCACGGTGCGGTTCGCGTACGCTGATGGAATGACGTTGCTATCCTACTGTCCAAAAAGGAACAAGGTAGTTTTGCTATTATCCAGCTTGCACAAAGCGGGCCGAATGGAcgaaaaaattggcaagcCAGAAATCGTGGGTTTTCACAACGCCACAAAAGGTGGAATTGATACATTTGACGAGCTCTGTAAGAACTACACAACGAACCGTACCACCAAACGATGGCCTATGCGTCTCTTTTTCGGAATGCTGGATCGGGCAGGCGTGAACAGCGCCGTTTTATATAATTTAAGAGAAGCCAACCCCACCCTGGCTCGTCACACTTTTTTGAAAGAGTTGGTCCACGGTTTAATAAAACCGTGTTTAGAACAACGTCTGTGA